In Vigna angularis cultivar LongXiaoDou No.4 chromosome 8, ASM1680809v1, whole genome shotgun sequence, the DNA window GATACAAGTATCAGTCTCAGATTTATTCGCGAAACAAAGATCACTGTTCATCAATCAAAGTTCAAAAAGCTTAGAGAATACTCAAAACTTAGAGGTAAACTAACAGTAAAAAGCCATTAACATGAGTAATTAAATGTCAACCAACAAAGAAGTGGTAGTAGGTTACTCACGAGCGGCAATACATTTTAAGTTGTACCAGGGCTCtccaatattattttaaaactgaaaTCTACTTTATTTGACAACATTGAGTTATTTTATTAGGCCATTTTCAGCAGCAATAATGATTctgatttctttatttattttcctcaTTCCGTAATCTtaactcaaaattaaaaataagcacCAAGGATTTATCCAACTAACCTTGTCGTTTGCCCTGGCAGTTCACTCTTCACTGGTCAGGTAAAAAGTTCTGCTATTCTCTGTTCCAAAAATTCACAGGGAGAAACGTGAGgttgaggaaaaaaaaatatagacatAAAAGCAACTAGATCACAAGAACGACATGAGACACGACAAGTGTGGTCCGTGCCAATTCTTGATTGGGATGACAAGGGAAAGGTTTCAAAAGATTGCAATAGGCATGAATAGTGAATTGGTGATAGTAAAACTAAAGGTAACACTCCCCCCGTGCACCTCGTTACACCAACAACACAAACCCAACATAACCTGAATGAATTAAACACAGATTAGGGTCGACCCTTTTTCGATTTTACGCAATACTAGCATTAGAGATTACTACGAAAATTAAGGAAGAAAGGATTACTTACCAGATGAAGGTCTTAGCATCATCCTAACGAAGACCGCCACTGAACCACGGAGGTGAAACGAAGGTGCTGAACGAGATTCCTCAACGAGGCACAAGGAGATTTAGGGAAAAGGTTTTTCGCACGAACACAGCTCGAGTGTTTCAGTGCGTTCGAGAGATGAGAGTTTCAATGCATCGAGAGTGGATGGTTGAAGTTAGGGTTCGAGAGAGATTTGAGAGAATCAATGCGTGGAGAGTGCATGGAGAGTGAAGAGTTGAAGTTAGGGTTGCAGAGATATTTGAGAGAATCAGTGCGTAGAGAGTGGAGACTTAAGGTTAGGGTTGCAGAGACATTTGGGAGAATTAGTGGAGAATGCAGAGCTAGGGATCGAGAGAGATTCGAGAGAACACACCTCAAGCGAGTGTTCCACCAAACAAGCTTcgaatgaaatataatttcaatctttttaaaataaaattaattttcagatCCATCATCGGTGGATAACACTTGCTTCTATActtacatacggatattatcCTAAGGAAACTCTTCTGCCACCATGCGCAAAAAATACATAcgaattttatatacggatatatctgtatataaaattcgtatataatatctgtatataatttcatttttaagatctgtatataatatccgtatataatatccatGTTACATACGgatcaaaatccgtatataattatcggtagataataatcatttttcttgtagtgaccATCCTGCTCCTTGTAGACACTCTATAACACTTCTTCACAAAATATATGTCAACCTTATGGTGGTCACCAACTATTCTTACATAACCGAATATATTTTGTCAAGACTTTAACTCCAAGCATTCTAAGCTGTAACTTTAAGGGTACTTATCTTCCACAAGGGTATTCATCCTAGACAACCTTATGGTTGGCACGTCGGTTGTACCCATTTTGACCGCTctagttttaacttttaaatatctaaaataaaaaaaatgttatttatatgtatatttattggATTCTCACGGTTTCTACCTGAGGGATGGAGAGGAAAGTCATCACTAACACTCTTCAAATTAATGTTaccttaaaaacattttaaatgatatatatgttaaacaaattaggaaaaaaaattgatcatGTTCAATTTAAGTTATACTTCTTTTGTCTAACCAGAATATTttgtatattcttttataaaatttatattatctataatcataaatcatgttaaaaattattatattgtgtAAGAACAATAAAATGTAACAAAATTGTGGTTCTGCCAATACATTTCTTATATTCTAGGgtcattatatatatatcttgatactctttttttttccagCCACACggcttttaaattatttttttattatataatgatatttatcataatttcctaatacaatattttaacgTGCACGATTTCATATCTTACATTCAGACTCTCGTGAGCATTCTTGCtcttaaaatacattatttatattttaccaACAGAGACGATTAAGGCAATATTTTTGGCTATATAAAGGCATGAATTAGTTCGAGAGAGTCATTATACAAAGCAACTGCTTGTGTTGTGAGAAATGGAAGTGAAAGCTGAGATTGTATCTAAGGAGACAATAAAACCATCTTCTCCAACATCCAATAAGCTTTTCAAACTCTCTCTCCTCGATCAATTGGCTCCTCCATTTTACGTTCCTATTCTCCTCTTTTACTCTGCTTCCGATGCCACACACAACAAACCAATATCTCACGAATTGAAGGCTTCTTTATCACAAGTCCTCACTCTCTATTATCCCTTTTGCGGAACCCTCAGAGACAACTCAACCGTTGAGTGCAACGATGAGGGCGTTGTTTTCACCGACTGTAGAGTCCCCATGGAACTCTCAAGCCTTCTGAAAAACCCTGACCTTCACCATATCAACCACCTTTTCCCATGCGATCCCTACAACCCTGCAAGGGAAACTCTCACTGGGAACATGGCAGTTCAGTTCAACCACTTCACCTGTGGAGGTTTTGCGCTTGGCGTCTGCTTCTCACACAAGATCGCTGATGCTTCCACAGCTGCATCCTTCCTCACTGCTTGGGCTGCAACATCAAGGTATAAAGGTCACATATTCCAATCATTCTacccattttataaacttatatacCCAGTTCTTGAGAtttgaatgtttattttataatatattgtgtgattaatttgaatttttgcaGAGGCAACAAACCGATACTACCACAAATGGAAGAAGGCGCACAGGTTTTTCCGCCGAGGAAGATAGAAATGGACATGATTCGTGGCATGATGGGCCAAAAAAGCATTGTCACAAAGAGGTTTGTGTTCAACAGGACCAACATATCTAGACTGAAGCAAAAGCCGGGGGGCTTCGATTTCACTCCCACTAGTGTGGAAGCCGTGACAGCACTGATATGGAAATCATCACTGGAAGCGGCGAAAGCAAGTTCAGAGGAAGGAAAAATTCCGGCATCTATGGTATCCCACGCGGTGAACATTCGCAGCAGA includes these proteins:
- the LOC108345150 gene encoding stemmadenine O-acetyltransferase, which translates into the protein MEVKAEIVSKETIKPSSPTSNKLFKLSLLDQLAPPFYVPILLFYSASDATHNKPISHELKASLSQVLTLYYPFCGTLRDNSTVECNDEGVVFTDCRVPMELSSLLKNPDLHHINHLFPCDPYNPARETLTGNMAVQFNHFTCGGFALGVCFSHKIADASTAASFLTAWAATSRGNKPILPQMEEGAQVFPPRKIEMDMIRGMMGQKSIVTKRFVFNRTNISRLKQKPGGFDFTPTSVEAVTALIWKSSLEAAKASSEEGKIPASMVSHAVNIRSRMAQTLSEHSMGNLWQQAVSPVVEAEGEVGLRDLCERVRETVRKIDGNYVSKLQGDEFYKVLESLKEARRMATEKGVPCYSFSSWMRFGFYETDFGWGKPSYVRTIGVPIKNVVILMGTKVGDGMEAWITLTSRDMLHFEKNPELLEFLSFDSQ